From Chelatococcus sp. YT9, a single genomic window includes:
- a CDS encoding biotin carboxylase N-terminal domain-containing protein, whose amino-acid sequence MIMTNAAVLIANRGEIACRIIRTARRMGLRTIAVYSEADAEALFVRMADEAHCIGPAPARESYLNIGAIIDVAGRSGAIFVHPGYGFLSERAEFAEACAAAGLTFVGPPASAIRAMGLKDAAKALVAAAGVPIVPGYHGERQEPDFLAEKAMEIGYPVLIKAVAGGGGKGMKRVDDPADFAGALESAQREAAGAFGDPRVLIEKYILAPRHIEIQVFADAHDHVVHLFERDCSLQRRHQKVIEEAPAPGMPAAMRQAMGDAAVQAARAVGYVGAGTVEFIVDASEGLRSDRFYFMEMNTRLQVEHPVTEAITGLDLVELQLRVAAGEVLPFDQGGLRIDGHAVEARIYAEDPEKGFLPSTGHLWALQFPTDADLRVDTGVEAGDEVSPFYDPMIAKVIAHGATREEALDRLAGALGRSVIAGPRTNIAFLKKLCEAPAFRAGQFDTGFIERNLDSLGAVPRPIDAEAVRRGVLALLADHHDDTARKPGSEAFSPWDTRDAFQLMGTRRQGLSVTVDGERIDDIGIEWLCQSDQTSAIAVHWANGTTRSGDAGNGGTALAVTPDGVLVIHDARQTRVGLHDPFSVDLDHLTAGSGIAAPMHGKLVAVFVALGDTVKKGQRLAVVEAMKMEHVLTSAFDGTVTAINAAPGEQVAEGATLIQLDPLGS is encoded by the coding sequence ATGATCATGACGAACGCCGCTGTCCTCATCGCTAATCGCGGCGAGATCGCCTGCCGCATCATTCGCACCGCAAGGCGCATGGGCCTGCGGACCATCGCCGTCTATTCGGAGGCTGACGCCGAGGCACTGTTCGTGCGCATGGCCGACGAGGCCCATTGCATCGGCCCGGCGCCCGCCCGCGAGAGCTATCTCAATATCGGCGCCATCATCGATGTCGCGGGGCGCAGCGGCGCAATATTTGTCCACCCCGGCTACGGCTTCCTGTCGGAGCGGGCCGAGTTCGCGGAAGCCTGCGCGGCGGCTGGCCTGACATTCGTTGGGCCGCCAGCCTCTGCCATCCGGGCGATGGGCCTCAAGGATGCCGCCAAGGCCCTGGTGGCCGCAGCGGGCGTCCCGATCGTGCCCGGCTATCACGGTGAGCGCCAGGAGCCGGACTTTCTGGCCGAGAAAGCAATGGAAATCGGCTATCCCGTGCTCATCAAGGCTGTCGCCGGCGGCGGTGGCAAGGGCATGAAGCGTGTCGATGATCCAGCCGATTTCGCGGGCGCACTGGAGAGCGCCCAACGCGAGGCGGCTGGCGCCTTCGGCGATCCCCGAGTGCTGATCGAGAAATACATCCTCGCGCCGCGCCATATCGAGATCCAGGTGTTCGCCGATGCCCACGATCACGTCGTGCACCTGTTCGAGCGTGACTGCTCGCTGCAGCGGCGCCACCAGAAGGTCATCGAGGAGGCACCGGCGCCCGGCATGCCCGCGGCGATGCGCCAGGCCATGGGAGACGCGGCCGTGCAGGCGGCGCGCGCCGTAGGCTATGTCGGCGCCGGCACGGTCGAGTTCATCGTCGACGCCAGTGAAGGCCTGCGATCAGACCGCTTCTACTTCATGGAGATGAACACGCGCCTGCAGGTGGAGCATCCCGTCACAGAGGCGATCACCGGACTAGATCTCGTCGAACTCCAACTGCGTGTGGCGGCGGGCGAGGTGCTGCCGTTCGACCAGGGAGGCCTTAGGATCGACGGTCACGCGGTGGAGGCGCGGATCTATGCGGAGGACCCCGAAAAGGGCTTTCTGCCGTCGACCGGCCATCTTTGGGCGCTGCAGTTCCCGACTGACGCGGACCTCAGGGTGGACACGGGCGTGGAGGCGGGCGACGAAGTCTCGCCATTCTACGATCCGATGATAGCGAAGGTCATCGCTCATGGTGCGACGCGTGAAGAGGCGCTCGATCGCCTCGCCGGCGCGCTTGGGCGTTCAGTCATCGCGGGCCCGCGGACCAATATAGCGTTCCTGAAGAAGCTCTGCGAGGCGCCCGCCTTTCGAGCGGGCCAATTCGACACTGGCTTCATCGAGCGCAACCTGGACAGCCTCGGAGCCGTGCCGCGACCCATCGATGCGGAAGCTGTGCGTCGCGGCGTGCTCGCCCTCCTCGCGGATCACCACGACGACACGGCGCGCAAACCCGGCTCAGAAGCGTTCTCCCCCTGGGACACGCGGGACGCCTTCCAGCTGATGGGGACACGCCGTCAGGGATTGTCCGTCACGGTTGATGGGGAGCGTATCGATGACATCGGCATCGAATGGCTATGCCAGTCGGATCAAACGTCGGCCATCGCGGTGCACTGGGCAAACGGAACGACTCGGTCAGGCGACGCGGGCAATGGCGGGACGGCGCTGGCAGTGACCCCCGATGGCGTGCTCGTCATCCATGACGCGCGGCAGACACGTGTCGGCCTTCACGATCCATTCTCCGTGGACCTCGACCACCTCACGGCTGGAAGCGGTATTGCCGCGCCCATGCACGGCAAGCTTGTGGCGGTGTTCGTCGCGCTCGGCGATACGGTGAAGAAGGGTCAGCGGCTGGCTGTTGTCGAGGCGATGAAGATGGAACATGTCCTGACATCGGCTTTCGACGGCACGGTTACCGCGATCAATGCGGCACCCGGTGAGCAGGTGGCTGAAGGCGCAACCCTGATCCAGCTCGATCCGCTGGGGAGTTGA
- a CDS encoding CaiB/BaiF CoA-transferase family protein codes for MALSGDTLLPLQGLLVVAIEQAVAAPTCTVRLADAGARVIKIERAGGETARHYDRTVKGTSAYFAWLNRGKESTVLDIKDEADRALVERLVAEADVFVQNLAPGATERLGLGSAELVARYPRLIAVDIVGYAQDTSFRDMRAYDMLIQAESGLCAVTGTPDAPAKVGVSIADVATGMTAHAAILEALIERAETGRGQAIEIAMFDVMADLMSVPLLHHDYAAKPTPRAGLSHAAIYPYGAFACRDGEIVAVVQNPQEWARFCAGVLGRQDLTGDSRFADNPSRVANREALDAIIKPIFAAETKAGMIAKLERHQLAWSNVSEVADLSNHPALRRVDVAIPGGVFRSVGSPSRRDLQPGAVPALGQHTDAIRAEFAEQHRGKAT; via the coding sequence ATGGCATTGTCCGGGGACACCCTCCTCCCACTGCAGGGCCTGCTCGTGGTCGCCATCGAACAGGCGGTGGCGGCGCCGACTTGCACCGTGCGCCTTGCGGATGCAGGCGCGCGCGTCATCAAGATCGAGCGTGCCGGCGGCGAGACCGCGCGGCACTACGACCGAACCGTGAAGGGCACGAGCGCCTATTTCGCCTGGCTCAATCGCGGCAAGGAGAGCACGGTCCTCGACATCAAGGATGAGGCGGACCGTGCTCTTGTCGAGCGGCTTGTCGCCGAGGCTGACGTCTTCGTGCAGAATCTCGCCCCGGGCGCCACCGAACGGCTCGGCCTCGGCTCGGCGGAGCTCGTCGCGCGTTATCCCCGGCTGATCGCCGTCGACATCGTGGGCTACGCCCAGGACACGAGCTTCCGCGACATGCGCGCCTATGACATGCTGATACAGGCGGAAAGCGGCCTGTGCGCGGTCACCGGCACGCCGGACGCCCCAGCCAAGGTCGGTGTGTCCATCGCCGATGTGGCGACGGGAATGACCGCCCATGCCGCTATCCTTGAGGCACTGATCGAGCGGGCCGAGACGGGACGTGGGCAGGCCATCGAGATCGCCATGTTCGACGTGATGGCGGACCTGATGAGTGTGCCGCTGCTGCACCATGACTACGCGGCCAAGCCCACGCCACGCGCCGGCCTGAGCCATGCCGCGATCTATCCCTACGGCGCCTTTGCCTGCCGTGATGGCGAGATCGTCGCGGTGGTGCAAAACCCACAGGAATGGGCGCGGTTCTGCGCGGGCGTGCTGGGTCGGCAGGATCTCACCGGGGATAGCCGTTTCGCCGACAATCCGTCCCGGGTCGCCAACCGTGAAGCTCTCGACGCGATCATCAAGCCGATCTTCGCCGCTGAAACCAAGGCAGGGATGATCGCGAAACTCGAACGCCATCAGCTCGCCTGGTCCAATGTCTCGGAGGTGGCGGATCTCTCCAACCATCCGGCCCTCAGACGCGTCGACGTAGCCATACCCGGCGGTGTATTCCGGAGCGTCGGCTCGCCTTCCAGGCGGGATCTTCAACCCGGGGCCGTGCCGGCGCTGGGACAGCACACGGACGCGATTCGAGCCGAATTCGCCGAACAGCACAGGGGAAAGGCGACATGA
- a CDS encoding CoA ester lyase, with amino-acid sequence MRSLLFVPGDSPRKLEKGLTTGADALILDLEDAVAPGAKADARRITADFIAATKEKADRPLLYVRVNGFDTGMVDDDLAGVMLARPDGIVLPKACGGPDVARLGTKLAVWEAKAGTGDGATRVLALAAESARGIFALGTFADASERLMGLTWGGEDLSADVGAETNRDASGAYTEPYRLTRSLTLLAAAAASVNAVDAVYTNFRDLDGLAAECREGCRDGFVAKMAIHPAQVPVINAAFTPSEDAVARARAVIAAFRANPDAGVVGVDGEMLDRPHLLRAERVLARLGSSARG; translated from the coding sequence ATGAGATCCCTGCTTTTCGTTCCCGGCGATTCCCCGCGCAAGCTCGAAAAGGGGCTGACGACCGGCGCCGATGCGCTCATCCTGGACCTCGAAGATGCGGTCGCGCCAGGAGCGAAGGCTGACGCGCGGCGGATTACGGCCGATTTCATTGCGGCAACCAAGGAGAAGGCGGACCGGCCCCTTCTCTACGTCAGGGTGAATGGCTTCGACACCGGCATGGTCGATGACGATCTCGCAGGCGTCATGCTGGCCCGCCCCGACGGCATCGTGCTGCCTAAGGCCTGTGGCGGGCCGGATGTGGCACGGCTCGGCACCAAGCTCGCCGTATGGGAGGCGAAGGCCGGCACCGGTGACGGCGCGACGCGCGTGCTCGCCCTTGCCGCGGAGAGCGCCCGCGGGATCTTCGCGCTCGGAACCTTTGCCGACGCGAGCGAGCGCCTGATGGGGCTGACATGGGGTGGCGAGGACCTGTCCGCCGACGTCGGCGCCGAGACCAACCGTGACGCGAGCGGCGCTTATACAGAGCCGTACCGCCTCACGCGCTCGCTCACCTTGCTCGCCGCGGCAGCCGCCTCGGTCAATGCCGTCGACGCTGTCTACACCAATTTCAGGGACCTTGATGGCCTGGCCGCCGAATGCCGTGAAGGATGTCGTGACGGGTTCGTCGCCAAGATGGCGATCCACCCGGCCCAGGTCCCGGTGATCAATGCGGCCTTCACCCCCTCCGAGGACGCGGTGGCTCGTGCGCGTGCCGTCATCGCGGCGTTCCGCGCCAATCCTGACGCAGGTGTCGTGGGCGTCGACGGAGAGATGCTCGATCGCCCCCATCTGTTACGCGCCGAGCGCGTGTTGGCGCGGCTTGGATCATCAGCACGGGGTTAG
- a CDS encoding carboxyl transferase domain-containing protein, producing MTQHHPPASLNDSAAAANRAAWADLTRDLLNKREIVATGGPAKARERHLARGKLLPRERVMRLIDPGSPFLELGALAAHGLYDDAIHGAGIITGIGRVAGREVMIVCNDSTIKGGTYYPMTIKKHLRAQDIARENNLPCIYLVDSGGANLPHQTEVFPDRDHFGRIFYNQATMSSRGIPQIACVMGSCTAGGAYVPAMSDETVIVRQQGTIFLGGPPLVKAATGEVVTAEDLGGADVHARQSGVADHYATDDVHALAIVRRIVANLNSRKRPEMDIAAPLEPRFAVDDLDAIVPTDLKKQYDIRDVIMRLVDGSEFDEFKRLYGTTLVTGFARIWGIPVGIVANNGILFAESALKGAHFIELCCQRRIPLLFLQNIAGFMVGRQYEAGGIAKDGAKLVAAVACAEVPKITVIVGGSFGAGNYGMCGRAYSPRFLFMWPNARISVMGGEQAASVLATVRRDNIEADGKTWSAAEEEAFKAPIRDRYEEEGNPYYATARLWDDGIILPSETRRVLGLAFSATLNAPIPATRFGVLRM from the coding sequence ATGACGCAGCATCATCCTCCCGCCTCGTTGAACGATAGCGCGGCAGCCGCCAATCGCGCCGCCTGGGCGGACCTCACGCGCGATCTCCTGAATAAACGCGAAATCGTAGCGACAGGCGGGCCCGCGAAGGCGCGCGAGCGGCATCTCGCCCGCGGCAAGCTCCTGCCGCGCGAAAGGGTCATGCGCCTCATCGACCCCGGGTCGCCCTTTCTTGAGCTTGGAGCACTCGCAGCCCACGGTCTCTATGACGACGCCATTCATGGCGCGGGCATCATCACTGGAATCGGCCGTGTCGCTGGGCGCGAGGTCATGATCGTCTGCAACGATTCGACGATCAAGGGTGGCACTTACTACCCCATGACTATCAAGAAGCACCTTCGCGCGCAGGACATAGCTCGAGAGAACAACCTGCCCTGCATCTATCTCGTCGATTCCGGCGGCGCGAACCTGCCTCATCAGACTGAAGTTTTCCCGGATCGCGATCACTTCGGGCGGATCTTCTACAACCAGGCCACCATGTCGTCACGGGGCATACCGCAGATCGCCTGCGTGATGGGTTCTTGCACGGCCGGCGGCGCTTACGTGCCGGCCATGTCCGATGAAACGGTGATCGTACGCCAGCAAGGCACGATCTTCCTCGGCGGGCCGCCGTTGGTGAAAGCGGCGACCGGCGAAGTGGTGACCGCCGAGGATCTCGGCGGTGCCGACGTCCATGCGCGCCAATCCGGTGTGGCGGACCATTACGCGACCGATGACGTGCATGCGCTCGCGATCGTCCGCCGGATCGTCGCCAATCTCAACAGCCGGAAGCGTCCGGAAATGGACATCGCCGCGCCGCTGGAGCCGCGTTTTGCCGTCGACGATCTCGACGCCATCGTGCCGACGGATCTGAAGAAGCAGTACGACATTCGCGATGTCATCATGCGGCTCGTCGATGGCTCGGAATTCGACGAGTTCAAGCGGCTTTACGGCACGACGCTGGTGACGGGCTTTGCCCGCATCTGGGGCATTCCCGTGGGCATCGTCGCCAACAACGGCATCCTCTTCGCCGAGAGCGCGCTGAAGGGCGCGCATTTCATCGAGCTTTGCTGCCAGCGGCGCATTCCGCTGCTGTTCCTGCAGAACATAGCCGGCTTCATGGTGGGTCGGCAGTATGAGGCTGGCGGCATCGCCAAGGATGGCGCGAAACTCGTGGCGGCGGTCGCCTGCGCCGAGGTCCCAAAGATCACGGTCATCGTCGGCGGCTCCTTCGGCGCGGGCAACTATGGCATGTGTGGCCGCGCCTATTCACCGCGCTTCCTGTTCATGTGGCCGAATGCCCGCATCTCCGTCATGGGCGGCGAGCAGGCCGCGAGCGTGCTCGCCACCGTGCGGCGTGACAATATCGAGGCGGACGGCAAGACCTGGAGTGCCGCCGAGGAGGAGGCGTTCAAGGCGCCCATCCGCGACCGCTACGAAGAGGAGGGCAACCCCTATTATGCGACGGCGCGGTTATGGGACGACGGCATCATACTGCCGTCGGAAACGCGGCGGGTGCTGGGGCTTGCGTTCTCCGCAACGCTGAACGCGCCCATTCCGGCCACCCGGTTCGGCGTTTTGAGGATGTAG
- a CDS encoding MaoC family dehydratase produces MPDPQPERHELHPRGGLYFEDFTVGAVISHRLTRTVTQMDNMLFSNMTLNPQPLHIDAHFCATETEWGRPLMNSLFTLGLMIGISVNDTTMGTLIANLGMTDIKFPAPLFEGETVNVTTEIASKRESRSRPDAGIVEFIHRAYKQDGTLVAQCMRQAFMLKRSTTV; encoded by the coding sequence ATGCCTGACCCGCAGCCGGAACGCCACGAGCTGCATCCGCGTGGAGGGCTCTACTTCGAGGACTTCACCGTGGGCGCCGTTATCAGCCACCGCCTGACGCGGACGGTGACGCAGATGGACAACATGTTGTTCTCCAACATGACGCTCAATCCCCAGCCGCTCCATATCGACGCGCATTTCTGCGCGACGGAGACGGAATGGGGCCGCCCGCTGATGAATTCGCTCTTCACACTCGGCCTCATGATCGGCATTTCCGTCAACGACACGACCATGGGCACGCTCATCGCCAATCTCGGAATGACGGACATCAAGTTCCCCGCTCCCCTCTTTGAGGGTGAGACCGTCAACGTGACGACCGAGATCGCCTCAAAACGCGAATCGCGCTCGCGGCCGGATGCTGGCATCGTCGAATTCATTCATCGCGCCTACAAGCAGGATGGCACACTCGTCGCCCAATGCATGCGGCAAGCCTTCATGCTGAAGCGCAGCACAACGGTTTAG
- a CDS encoding amidohydrolase family protein: protein MPRTPAIDVSVRPMPREIAHRYGRLPEYRHIFEHIFKRPEVINDGIPLEEMAAEMDRHNIERILVSGYDARKTRDLHVENDWVVGLTKAMPGRVIPGVGIDPTRDIMESLEEIDRCARDHGFRFVRMLPYAADLNPDDRRFYPIYAKCCELDIAVWLQVGHTAGLMPSEPGRPIHLDRIALDFPRLKLIGGHIGWPWETEMIAMALKHPNVYLSTCAHAPDHWPDSVVQFLKTRGKRKVIFGTNWPYIGYDRYFEKFEQLGLDEATERLFLRDNLLRVLGLPQES from the coding sequence ATGCCAAGGACGCCAGCAATCGACGTCAGCGTGCGGCCGATGCCACGGGAGATCGCGCATCGCTATGGCAGGCTTCCCGAGTATCGCCACATCTTCGAGCATATCTTCAAGCGCCCCGAGGTCATCAATGATGGCATCCCGCTCGAAGAGATGGCCGCGGAGATGGACCGACACAACATCGAGCGCATCCTCGTCAGCGGCTATGACGCGCGCAAGACCCGGGACCTCCATGTCGAGAACGACTGGGTGGTTGGACTGACCAAGGCGATGCCCGGACGCGTCATTCCGGGCGTCGGCATCGACCCGACGCGCGACATCATGGAATCGCTTGAGGAGATCGACCGCTGCGCCCGAGACCACGGCTTCCGCTTCGTGCGGATGCTGCCCTACGCGGCTGATCTCAATCCGGATGACCGGCGCTTTTACCCGATCTATGCCAAGTGCTGCGAGCTCGACATCGCGGTCTGGCTGCAGGTTGGTCACACCGCCGGCCTGATGCCCTCCGAGCCCGGCCGGCCCATTCATCTCGACCGCATCGCGCTTGATTTTCCCCGGCTGAAGCTCATCGGCGGCCATATCGGCTGGCCATGGGAGACCGAGATGATCGCCATGGCGCTCAAGCATCCCAACGTCTATCTCAGCACCTGCGCCCATGCGCCCGATCACTGGCCGGACAGTGTCGTGCAGTTCCTCAAGACACGCGGCAAGCGCAAGGTGATCTTCGGTACGAACTGGCCTTACATCGGCTATGATCGTTACTTCGAGAAGTTCGAACAATTGGGCCTCGACGAAGCAACCGAGCGCCTTTTCCTGCGTGACAACCTCCTGCGCGTCCTCGGTCTTCCACAGGAATCCTGA
- a CDS encoding TetR/AcrR family transcriptional regulator: MTRNKSEMPRREEFLTAALNRFAKFGYMGTSTRDICAEVGLVHSAIYNYFPSKEAVVLAIEEREMKAMLDGLGAVIEAPGQDARERLTATVRYVFDRSIVRRNAWRLMADMIRSLKPRARNAVIERRDRFETMVRNVLVEAVEAGILPPQDTRLASLTLFGMAEGMSGWFRKNGPNSMEEVVDHATSFFLNGVGAKAAEMTKPVEKPVRKKRSKADAAA; this comes from the coding sequence ATGACGCGCAACAAATCCGAGATGCCACGCCGTGAGGAGTTTCTTACGGCTGCGCTCAACCGGTTCGCCAAGTTCGGTTATATGGGCACGTCGACGCGCGATATCTGTGCCGAGGTCGGCCTCGTCCATTCCGCGATCTACAATTACTTTCCGTCGAAAGAAGCTGTCGTCCTCGCGATTGAAGAGCGAGAGATGAAAGCCATGCTCGACGGGCTCGGCGCGGTCATCGAAGCGCCCGGGCAGGACGCGCGCGAGCGGCTGACGGCAACTGTGCGCTACGTGTTCGACCGGTCGATCGTGCGGCGCAATGCCTGGCGTCTCATGGCGGACATGATCCGGTCTCTGAAGCCACGTGCCCGCAATGCGGTGATCGAGCGGCGCGACCGTTTTGAGACCATGGTGCGCAATGTGCTGGTGGAAGCCGTCGAAGCCGGGATCTTGCCTCCGCAGGATACGCGCCTCGCAAGCCTCACGCTATTCGGCATGGCGGAAGGCATGTCGGGCTGGTTCCGCAAGAACGGGCCCAACAGCATGGAGGAAGTGGTTGATCATGCGACCTCGTTCTTTCTGAACGGGGTCGGCGCCAAGGCTGCTGAAATGACGAAGCCGGTGGAGAAACCGGTGCGGAAGAAGCGCAGCAAGGCTGATGCGGCGGCATGA
- a CDS encoding MaoC family dehydratase N-terminal domain-containing protein, which translates to MSNRGEVAPTSSGEPSLAQSIALQIGRVFRAHTIEVTADAIVAYARAIGETDPIYELSAPQRSGDAALPAPPTFLFTLSIAKPRPFDVYEELGIDQTRILHAEQFFRFERLIVAGQRLTFTPRLTGVSEKQHGSLLFVTTTTAVADETGQRVAELGTVIAIRQSGGGGQPRPANHNPVVLPPSARPVIAMPPVTPETLVRFAAASGDCNPIHLDSGAARAAGLDDVIAHGMLIAAYAGRAIGQWFPRRRIAQFATRFTGMTRLGDVISLSAEAEDKAPEPRSFIIAAHDQFWDLKLRSRVDFAA; encoded by the coding sequence ATGAGTAATCGAGGTGAAGTCGCGCCGACCAGCTCTGGGGAGCCCTCGCTGGCGCAATCCATCGCGCTGCAGATCGGTCGTGTTTTCCGGGCGCATACGATTGAGGTGACTGCTGACGCCATTGTGGCCTATGCCCGTGCGATCGGCGAGACCGACCCGATCTATGAGCTTTCAGCGCCGCAGCGATCAGGAGATGCGGCCCTGCCTGCGCCGCCGACTTTCCTGTTCACGCTGAGCATCGCCAAGCCTCGGCCCTTCGATGTCTATGAGGAGCTCGGCATCGACCAGACCCGCATTCTGCACGCCGAACAATTCTTTCGCTTTGAGAGGCTCATCGTTGCGGGACAACGCCTGACGTTCACGCCGCGCCTGACCGGAGTTAGTGAAAAGCAGCACGGCAGCTTGTTATTTGTGACGACCACAACGGCGGTTGCCGACGAGACCGGTCAGCGAGTTGCCGAACTTGGCACCGTCATCGCCATCCGACAAAGCGGGGGTGGCGGGCAGCCGCGCCCCGCTAACCATAATCCCGTGGTCTTGCCACCCAGCGCCAGACCAGTCATTGCCATGCCGCCGGTTACGCCCGAAACGCTGGTCCGCTTTGCGGCGGCCTCGGGCGACTGCAATCCCATCCATCTCGACAGCGGTGCAGCGCGGGCGGCCGGGCTGGATGATGTTATTGCCCATGGCATGCTCATTGCCGCCTATGCTGGGCGTGCCATCGGGCAGTGGTTTCCACGGCGCCGCATCGCCCAATTCGCAACGCGCTTCACGGGGATGACGCGGCTCGGCGATGTCATCAGTCTGTCGGCTGAGGCTGAGGACAAGGCGCCGGAGCCTCGATCCTTCATCATCGCGGCTCATGACCAATTTTGGGACCTGAAACTGCGGTCACGGGTCGATTTCGCCGCTTGA
- a CDS encoding MaoC family dehydratase N-terminal domain-containing protein: MTRAAQLDIEHLRGWIGRSDEARDVLTDRLVRGLLATIAIDANESWDSAEVPLAMHWCLAPPIAPMAGLGPDGHPARGGFLPPTTLPRRMWAGGRLEFHERLKPGDIVTRRSVIRDVAAKQGRSGTLCFVTVDHEITTARGLAIRERQDIVYRDAEPPRSGEAQAGGAATPPWPTKPPEAQWHLVVPCSPVLLFRYSALTFNGHRIHYDQPYSRDEENYPGLVVHGPLQATLLVEFAASLRDGRSPRTFDFRGVSPLFDGADFTLNASDADGDSLRLWTADVHGRTTMEAKAVW, encoded by the coding sequence ATGACCCGGGCAGCGCAACTCGACATCGAGCATCTGCGCGGCTGGATTGGCCGCTCGGATGAGGCGCGGGACGTGCTGACGGATCGCCTCGTTCGCGGGCTGCTCGCAACCATCGCGATCGACGCGAACGAATCCTGGGATAGCGCCGAGGTACCCCTGGCGATGCACTGGTGCCTCGCGCCACCCATCGCGCCGATGGCGGGACTGGGGCCGGATGGGCATCCCGCGCGCGGCGGCTTCCTCCCGCCGACAACCCTGCCCCGTCGCATGTGGGCCGGCGGGCGGCTCGAATTCCATGAGAGGCTGAAGCCCGGCGACATCGTCACGCGTCGGTCCGTGATCCGCGACGTGGCAGCGAAGCAGGGCAGATCCGGCACCCTGTGCTTCGTCACGGTCGACCATGAGATCACCACGGCGCGGGGATTGGCGATCCGTGAGCGGCAGGACATCGTCTATCGCGATGCCGAGCCTCCCCGGAGCGGCGAGGCACAGGCCGGTGGGGCGGCAACACCTCCATGGCCGACAAAGCCGCCGGAAGCCCAGTGGCACCTTGTGGTGCCGTGCAGCCCGGTGTTGCTGTTCCGCTATTCGGCGCTGACTTTCAACGGACATCGTATTCACTATGACCAGCCATACTCCCGCGATGAGGAGAACTATCCGGGGCTTGTGGTGCACGGCCCGCTGCAGGCGACGCTGCTCGTGGAATTCGCGGCTTCGCTCAGGGATGGCCGCTCACCCAGGACATTCGACTTCCGGGGAGTGAGCCCGCTGTTCGACGGCGCCGACTTCACCCTGAACGCCAGTGATGCGGACGGCGACAGCTTGCGCCTGTGGACAGCCGACGTGCATGGACGGACAACCATGGAGGCGAAGGCCGTCTGGTAA
- a CDS encoding acyl-CoA dehydrogenase family protein, producing the protein MSGETEDVREIRGAVRKLCEQFPGEYWRKLDREDAYPQEFVQELTEAGYLSVLIPEAYGGAGLPLSAAAAILEEIQRAGCNGAACHAQMYIMGALVRHGNDAQKSAYLPKIAAGELRLQAFGVTEPTSGTDTTSIKTFAERRGDHYVVNGQKVWTSRAAYSDLMLLLARTTPRDEVAKRTDGLSVFILDMREAKTNGLTIQPIRAMMNHSTTEVFFDNVRIPAENLIGEEGKGFRYILSGMNAERILIASECIGDAKWFLEKATAYANQRVVFGRPIGQNQGIQFPLAKAYAQMRAAELMVHRAAELFEAGKDCGAEANMAKMLAADASWAAAEACVQTHGGFAFAEEYDVERKFRETRLYQVAPISTNLILSYIAEHVLGMPRSY; encoded by the coding sequence ATGTCGGGCGAGACGGAAGATGTCCGCGAGATCCGCGGAGCGGTGCGTAAGCTTTGCGAGCAGTTTCCCGGCGAATACTGGCGCAAGCTCGACAGGGAGGACGCCTATCCCCAAGAGTTCGTGCAGGAGCTGACCGAAGCCGGCTATCTCTCGGTGCTGATACCGGAGGCCTATGGCGGCGCAGGCCTGCCGCTCTCCGCAGCGGCCGCTATTCTGGAGGAGATCCAACGTGCGGGTTGCAACGGCGCGGCCTGTCACGCCCAGATGTACATCATGGGCGCCCTGGTGCGGCATGGCAACGACGCGCAGAAGAGCGCCTATCTGCCCAAGATCGCCGCCGGTGAACTGCGCCTGCAGGCCTTCGGCGTGACGGAGCCGACCAGCGGCACGGATACCACTTCCATCAAGACCTTCGCCGAGCGCCGGGGGGACCATTATGTCGTGAACGGCCAGAAGGTCTGGACGTCGCGCGCCGCCTATTCCGATCTCATGCTGCTGCTCGCCCGCACCACGCCACGGGACGAGGTCGCCAAGCGCACGGATGGCCTGTCAGTCTTCATCCTCGACATGCGAGAGGCGAAGACGAACGGCCTTACAATCCAGCCGATCCGCGCGATGATGAATCACTCGACGACGGAAGTGTTCTTCGACAATGTCCGCATCCCCGCTGAGAATCTCATCGGCGAGGAAGGCAAAGGGTTCCGCTATATTCTCTCGGGGATGAACGCCGAGCGCATTCTCATCGCCTCGGAATGTATAGGTGATGCCAAGTGGTTCCTTGAGAAAGCCACTGCCTATGCCAATCAGCGGGTGGTGTTCGGACGGCCGATCGGCCAGAATCAGGGCATCCAGTTTCCCCTCGCGAAGGCCTATGCGCAGATGCGGGCGGCTGAACTCATGGTTCACCGGGCGGCCGAACTCTTCGAGGCGGGCAAGGATTGCGGCGCCGAAGCCAACATGGCCAAGATGCTGGCCGCCGACGCGTCCTGGGCCGCGGCTGAGGCCTGTGTCCAGACCCACGGCGGTTTTGCCTTTGCCGAGGAATACGACGTCGAGCGCAAGTTCAGGGAAACGCGGCTCTATCAAGTGGCGCCGATCTCGACCAACCTCATCCTCAGCTACATCGCCGAGCATGTGCTCGGCATGCCGCGCTCCTATTGA